A region from the Kineothrix sp. IPX-CK genome encodes:
- a CDS encoding DUF5131 family protein yields the protein MNWEPWTGCYKISDGCTNCYFYGPYAKRYGQSTIQKTDKFDWPVRKNAKGEYNIKGNKILATCFATDFFLPEADEWRKEAWAIIKERTDIEFLILTKRIDRFPQSLPSDWGSGYDNVNIGCTVENQTLADYRLPLFLSYPIKRRFIACAPLLEMIDLTPYLHGVDHVTVGGETGREARMCDYDWVLNIREQCVKADVTFWFKNTGSLFKRNGVVEKINPFKQNSVAKELNIDISDGKRLF from the coding sequence ATGAACTGGGAACCATGGACAGGCTGTTACAAAATAAGTGATGGCTGTACAAATTGCTATTTTTATGGACCGTATGCAAAACGCTATGGTCAAAGCACAATACAAAAAACAGATAAATTCGATTGGCCTGTAAGAAAAAATGCAAAGGGCGAATACAATATCAAAGGCAACAAAATTCTTGCAACCTGCTTTGCGACGGACTTTTTTCTTCCCGAAGCGGATGAATGGCGTAAAGAGGCTTGGGCGATCATCAAGGAAAGAACAGATATTGAGTTTTTGATTTTGACAAAGCGAATTGACCGCTTCCCCCAATCGCTTCCGTCTGATTGGGGGTCAGGCTATGACAATGTGAATATTGGCTGTACTGTCGAAAATCAAACACTCGCCGATTACAGGCTTCCACTCTTTTTATCCTATCCGATAAAGAGGAGGTTTATTGCTTGTGCTCCACTTTTAGAAATGATAGATTTAACGCCCTATCTTCATGGAGTAGACCATGTTACCGTTGGCGGCGAAACAGGACGAGAAGCCCGTATGTGCGATTATGATTGGGTACTTAATATCCGTGAACAATGCGTAAAAGCAGATGTAACCTTTTGGTTCAAGAATACAGGCTCACTTTTCAAACGCAACGGTGTAGTGGAAAAAATAAATCCATTTAAGCAAAACAGTGTGGCAAAAGAGCTCAATATTGATATTTCAGATGGGAAAAGGTTGTTCTGA
- a CDS encoding VOC family protein: MKYQGCLLAVKDISASKHFYENVLHQNSVMDIGVHVTLKGFSLQQGYAELVGLAVDSVKEQSHNFQVYFEVEDLDKVYTELKSISGLQWVHEIKEYPWGQRDIRVYDPDKHIVEIAEDMNTVIKRFFNQGMSSEEVATRTMFPLEVVKQYALGFGM; encoded by the coding sequence ATGAAATATCAAGGTTGTCTCTTAGCGGTTAAAGATATATCCGCTTCTAAGCATTTTTATGAAAATGTGCTTCATCAAAATTCGGTCATGGATATTGGCGTGCATGTAACCCTTAAGGGCTTTTCTCTGCAACAAGGTTATGCTGAACTCGTTGGATTGGCCGTCGATAGTGTGAAAGAACAGTCACACAACTTTCAAGTCTATTTTGAAGTGGAAGATTTAGACAAAGTGTATACTGAACTGAAAAGCATATCCGGTTTGCAATGGGTACATGAAATAAAAGAATACCCATGGGGGCAGCGTGACATTCGGGTATATGACCCAGACAAGCATATTGTGGAGATTGCAGAGGATATGAATACGGTTATCAAACGCTTTTTTAATCAGGGTATGTCGTCAGAAGAAGTCGCTACACGCACAATGTTTCCTCTTGAGGTTGTAAAACAGTATGCGTTAGGCTTTGGTATGTGA
- a CDS encoding helix-turn-helix domain-containing protein yields the protein MITKSGKQFNMFPSHAGLRKYILYYNIVFPENDTFTAHYTLMPNACGTLSLAFDGTAVIVELWGASLTPVLLGMEPNSYQVLLLIQLSPYGLYQITRQSQAEFADKRLSLEDIDNELFHLLYQAFVMSRTATDLANICEKILYRRMEKYVISDALLLASTVISDSHGQVQVKEVARQSGYSERQLNRLFLTQIGMNIKNYARLTRFNYVLKHIQTSPCFFAALSQQAGYFDQAHFDKDFKAISGVTPQKYLKTMSDFYYDGTEIYDTISSKED from the coding sequence TTGATTACCAAAAGTGGCAAGCAATTCAATATGTTTCCCTCACATGCAGGGCTGAGAAAATATATTCTATATTACAATATCGTATTTCCAGAAAATGATACGTTTACAGCGCACTATACGCTTATGCCTAACGCTTGCGGAACATTGTCCCTTGCCTTTGATGGAACCGCTGTAATTGTTGAACTATGGGGAGCATCCCTAACCCCTGTTTTGTTAGGAATGGAACCAAATAGTTATCAGGTCCTGTTGCTTATCCAACTTTCGCCCTATGGTTTGTATCAAATCACACGCCAAAGCCAAGCGGAGTTTGCAGACAAACGCCTTTCGCTTGAAGACATTGACAACGAGCTATTTCATTTGCTGTATCAAGCCTTTGTAATGTCTAGAACCGCGACAGATTTAGCAAATATTTGTGAAAAGATTTTATACAGGCGTATGGAAAAGTACGTTATTTCGGACGCTTTGTTATTAGCGTCTACTGTGATTTCTGATAGTCATGGACAAGTACAAGTGAAAGAAGTCGCCCGACAATCCGGTTATAGTGAGCGACAGCTAAACCGCTTGTTTCTTACACAAATCGGAATGAATATTAAAAACTATGCTCGTTTAACCCGTTTTAACTACGTGTTAAAACACATTCAAACGTCGCCTTGCTTTTTTGCGGCATTATCGCAACAAGCCGGATATTTTGACCAAGCCCATTTTGATAAAGATTTCAAGGCTATCAGCGGTGTTACCCCTCAAAAGTATCTGAAAACAATGTCGGATTTTTACTATGACGGAACAGAGATATACGATACAATATCCTCAAAGGAGGATTAA
- a CDS encoding exosporium glycoprotein BclB-related protein, whose product MTPAGATGPTGATGATGATGPTGATGADGAAGATGPTGATGATGATGPTGATGADGAAGATGPTGATGATGATGPTGATGATGATGPTGPTGAGAIIPFASGGPVTLTTVLGGLLNASSAIGFGTNLPGISAASGTISLLGLTNLAFSVPRDGVITSLAGYLSISAAVSLIGSTVTVTAQLFQSPTPDDTFVAVPGAVVTLAPPLTGLISIGDITSGITSGLNIPVTAGTRLLLVFSAAVTAGLDLATVIDGYASAGLGIS is encoded by the coding sequence TTGACACCAGCAGGAGCAACAGGCCCTACGGGAGCAACAGGAGCAACCGGGGCGACAGGTCCTACGGGAGCGACAGGAGCAGACGGTGCGGCCGGAGCGACAGGCCCTACGGGAGCAACAGGAGCAACCGGGGCGACAGGTCCTACGGGAGCGACAGGAGCAGACGGAGCAGCCGGAGCGACAGGCCCTACGGGAGCAACAGGAGCAACCGGGGCGACAGGTCCTACGGGAGCAACAGGAGCGACAGGAGCAACGGGTCCTACCGGGCCAACAGGTGCGGGAGCAATTATCCCATTTGCATCAGGTGGTCCAGTTACCTTAACTACTGTACTCGGAGGATTGCTTAATGCTTCCAGTGCAATTGGCTTTGGCACTAACCTTCCTGGTATTTCAGCAGCCAGCGGAACAATTAGTCTGCTTGGGCTGACGAACCTCGCGTTCTCCGTGCCCAGAGATGGAGTTATTACCTCTCTGGCTGGTTATTTAAGCATTAGTGCCGCTGTTAGCTTAATAGGTTCTACTGTTACAGTAACTGCCCAGTTATTCCAATCCCCCACACCTGATGATACTTTCGTCGCAGTACCGGGTGCAGTAGTCACGCTGGCACCTCCTCTCACTGGTTTAATATCTATCGGCGATATCACTAGCGGTATTACTTCGGGACTAAATATTCCTGTTACCGCAGGAACCAGATTACTCTTGGTATTCTCTGCAGCGGTTACGGCAGGACTTGATCTGGCTACTGTTATTGACGGTTATGCCAGTGCCGGTCTTGGAATTTCCTAG
- a CDS encoding cation-translocating P-type ATPase → MKKYFNLSASETAEDLQVDLSTGLSGKEATERSQKYGQNRLEGGKEKSILAMALDQLKDFLVLILIVAAVISILLGEELEGIVILAIVVLNTFLGVYQENKASNALKALKEMASPHAKALRDGQVVEIASHEVVPGDVVILEAGDYIPADLRLVESINLKIDEAALTGESVPVEKDAKAVLPEDASLGDRINSAYMGTVITYGRGKGVITDIGMKTQMGNIAGMLNSSSDEATPLQKKLDSLGKLLGIVCLSICGIIFLLGLLRGMELFDIFMTSVSLAVAAIPEGLTVVVTVVLAMGMQRMVKCNAIIKRLSAVETLGSTTVICSDKTGTLTQNKMTIQRIYDGKELYDVSGTGYSPAGDILDASGNKRADAVQKILECVLLCNDAIYDPEKESIVGDPTEGAMVVLSHKAGMVKDQWEKKYPRLQEIPFDSDRKLMSTFHNIDDKTVMYTKGAPDELLRRCISIDLNGTVEELSEEKRQEILAANQGFAEDALRVIGAAYKQVEQVDISFEAENDLIFVGLVGMIDPPREEAKDAINVCKKAGIQVKMITGDHKITATAIGRQLGIVEEGAVAVEGREISEMDDEQLRERVRTVNVFARVSPEHKVRLVDAVRANGDIAAMTGDGVNDAPSLKHADIGVAMGITGTDVSKEAADMILTDDNFASIVRAVAEGRTIYSNIRKVVGFLLSCNIGEILVIFIAMLAGMPVPLVAIQLLSINLITDAFPAFALGMEKEEPGVMDRHPRDPSEPIVDKKMAIAVGIQSIALAIGTLGAFSYGYFAHQDLDVARTACFLTLVLGELLRAYSSRSEKVSIFKMRIFENSYLNKCVIASLAFLLASIYIPVLNPIFGTVTLTFDEIIVSLVLALVPMLGGELAKKITNR, encoded by the coding sequence GTGAAGAAGTATTTTAACCTATCCGCCTCAGAGACCGCGGAAGACCTACAAGTCGATCTGTCCACCGGCCTTTCCGGTAAGGAAGCCACAGAGCGAAGTCAGAAGTATGGGCAAAACCGCCTGGAAGGCGGCAAAGAAAAGTCCATTCTGGCAATGGCACTAGATCAGCTCAAAGATTTTTTAGTTCTGATTCTGATTGTTGCTGCAGTGATTTCGATTCTTCTTGGAGAGGAATTGGAAGGCATCGTTATTCTGGCAATTGTTGTACTCAACACATTTCTTGGTGTATATCAGGAAAATAAAGCCAGCAATGCGCTAAAGGCACTCAAAGAAATGGCAAGCCCGCATGCAAAAGCGCTGCGTGACGGTCAAGTCGTTGAGATTGCCTCTCACGAAGTGGTTCCCGGAGATGTGGTTATTTTGGAGGCAGGCGACTATATACCAGCCGATCTGCGTCTGGTGGAATCCATCAACCTGAAAATCGATGAAGCTGCCCTGACTGGAGAATCGGTCCCGGTAGAAAAAGATGCAAAAGCAGTTCTGCCCGAGGATGCGAGCCTGGGGGATCGCATTAACAGCGCTTACATGGGCACCGTAATCACATATGGACGAGGAAAAGGTGTTATCACCGACATCGGAATGAAGACCCAGATGGGAAATATAGCAGGTATGCTCAACAGCAGCAGCGATGAGGCTACTCCGCTTCAGAAGAAGCTGGACAGCCTTGGCAAGCTGCTGGGTATTGTTTGCCTGTCGATCTGCGGAATCATTTTCCTGCTCGGCCTTCTTCGGGGAATGGAACTTTTTGATATATTCATGACATCCGTATCCTTGGCAGTTGCGGCTATTCCGGAAGGTCTTACCGTAGTTGTTACCGTAGTTCTGGCTATGGGTATGCAGAGGATGGTAAAATGCAATGCGATAATCAAGCGTCTGAGCGCCGTTGAGACGTTAGGAAGCACCACTGTTATCTGTTCGGACAAGACGGGTACGCTGACCCAGAACAAGATGACTATCCAGCGGATTTACGACGGTAAAGAACTGTATGATGTAAGCGGTACGGGTTATAGTCCCGCGGGAGATATTCTCGATGCATCCGGCAATAAGAGGGCTGATGCGGTACAGAAGATCCTGGAATGTGTTTTGTTATGCAACGATGCGATTTATGACCCCGAGAAAGAATCTATCGTAGGCGATCCTACGGAAGGTGCGATGGTAGTACTCTCACACAAGGCAGGAATGGTAAAAGATCAGTGGGAGAAAAAATATCCCCGTCTTCAGGAGATCCCTTTCGACTCCGACAGAAAGCTTATGTCTACATTCCACAATATAGATGACAAGACGGTAATGTATACCAAAGGTGCTCCCGATGAACTGCTTCGCCGCTGTATTTCGATAGATTTGAACGGAACGGTGGAAGAACTGTCGGAAGAAAAGCGTCAGGAAATCCTTGCGGCAAATCAGGGCTTTGCAGAAGATGCGCTTCGTGTTATCGGAGCAGCGTACAAGCAGGTAGAGCAAGTGGATATTTCCTTCGAAGCGGAGAACGATTTGATCTTTGTAGGCCTCGTTGGAATGATCGACCCGCCCAGAGAAGAAGCAAAGGATGCGATCAATGTTTGTAAGAAAGCCGGCATTCAGGTAAAAATGATTACCGGAGACCATAAAATCACGGCTACCGCAATCGGCCGCCAGCTCGGCATTGTTGAAGAGGGTGCTGTTGCTGTGGAGGGGCGTGAGATTTCCGAGATGGACGATGAACAGCTTAGAGAGCGTGTGAGGACCGTCAATGTATTCGCCCGCGTTTCTCCGGAACATAAGGTACGTTTAGTAGATGCTGTCAGAGCTAACGGAGACATCGCAGCCATGACAGGCGACGGTGTTAATGATGCTCCGTCCTTGAAGCACGCCGATATCGGTGTTGCCATGGGTATTACCGGTACCGATGTATCCAAGGAAGCTGCAGATATGATTCTGACGGACGATAACTTTGCAAGTATCGTAAGAGCGGTTGCCGAAGGACGTACCATTTACAGCAACATCCGTAAGGTTGTAGGCTTTTTGCTCTCTTGTAACATCGGAGAAATTCTTGTTATTTTCATCGCTATGCTGGCAGGAATGCCCGTACCGCTTGTTGCGATACAGCTTCTTTCTATTAACTTAATTACGGATGCGTTCCCGGCGTTTGCTCTCGGAATGGAAAAAGAAGAACCCGGAGTGATGGACCGTCACCCCAGAGATCCATCCGAACCTATCGTGGACAAGAAGATGGCGATCGCCGTCGGAATTCAGAGTATCGCGCTGGCCATAGGTACGCTGGGAGCATTTTCTTACGGATACTTTGCGCATCAGGATCTCGATGTGGCACGTACCGCTTGCTTCCTCACCTTAGTTTTAGGCGAGCTGCTTCGTGCTTATTCTTCTCGCTCCGAGAAGGTGTCTATTTTCAAGATGCGTATTTTCGAGAACAGCTATCTCAATAAATGTGTTATCGCTTCCTTAGCCTTTTTGCTGGCAAGTATTTATATACCGGTGCTCAATCCGATCTTCGGAACTGTAACGCTTACATTTGACGAAATAATCGTTTCCTTAGTTCTGGCATTGGTTCCTATGCTCGGCGGCGAGTTAGCGAAGAAAATCACCAACAGATAA
- a CDS encoding ABC transporter ATP-binding protein — protein sequence MKEKTVTALVGPSGGGKTTIANLIMRFWDVSGGCVRIGGTDIRQMNSSDLLSKISVVFQDVHLFNDTVENNIRFGKPDATRDEIKEAAKKAKCHDFIMALPEGYNTIVGENGGLLSGGERQRVSIARAILKDAPIIILDEATASVDPDNEMDIQQAIGALIQEKTLVIIAHRLSTIQYADQILVVENKQIVERGTHEELVNRNGRYASLWEKRKKAGGWKLQSRVSQNNK from the coding sequence GTGAAAGAAAAGACCGTCACCGCATTGGTAGGCCCCTCGGGGGGAGGAAAAACAACGATTGCCAACTTAATCATGCGCTTCTGGGATGTGAGCGGAGGCTGTGTCCGCATCGGCGGAACCGATATCAGGCAGATGAACAGCTCGGATTTATTATCTAAAATCAGTGTGGTTTTTCAAGATGTGCATTTGTTTAATGATACAGTAGAAAATAACATCCGTTTTGGAAAACCGGATGCCACCCGGGATGAAATCAAAGAAGCCGCAAAAAAAGCAAAATGCCATGATTTTATTATGGCGCTGCCAGAGGGATACAATACAATAGTCGGCGAAAACGGCGGCCTGCTATCCGGCGGAGAACGCCAGCGGGTATCCATTGCGCGCGCAATTTTGAAGGATGCGCCTATCATTATTTTGGATGAAGCAACCGCAAGTGTGGACCCGGATAATGAAATGGACATCCAGCAGGCAATCGGAGCGCTGATTCAGGAAAAAACGTTGGTCATCATAGCGCACCGCTTGTCAACCATTCAATACGCCGATCAGATTTTGGTGGTAGAAAATAAACAAATTGTGGAACGGGGAACTCATGAAGAGTTAGTGAATCGCAACGGAAGATATGCAAGTCTATGGGAAAAACGGAAAAAGGCAGGCGGATGGAAGCTCCAAAGCAGAGTTAGCCAAAACAATAAGTAA
- the rpmB gene encoding 50S ribosomal protein L28 yields MAKCRYTGKSVMFGNKVSHSNRKTKHMQKVNMKRVKAIENGTIKKVWVSTSALKSGLVKRV; encoded by the coding sequence ATGGCTAAATGTAGATACACAGGTAAATCAGTGATGTTTGGAAATAAGGTAAGTCACTCTAACAGAAAAACGAAGCATATGCAGAAAGTAAATATGAAACGCGTCAAAGCAATAGAAAATGGGACAATCAAAAAAGTCTGGGTTTCAACATCTGCTTTGAAATCAGGTTTAGTAAAAAGAGTTTAG
- a CDS encoding CobW family GTP-binding protein, producing the protein MSGFGKKIKKPVTLITGYLGSGKTTVMNELLRNEVSKKVALIVNDMGSINLDADLLKKGSISRMDTTMIELQNGCICCTLRDEFMEQIEQLSKEDDIEAILVEASGISDPAAIADGFLAYEEMHKKSSVFLNTIVTVVDADRIYTEFLAEIEELQNQMDEEYDPDIINLVIDQIEFCNVIILNKCDLLNKKQLEKVKMVIRQLQPEAEMIETVHGKVDAKLILNKKRFDYAKVNNSSAIQKALAREARAEEDGRKEYGIESFVFEERRPFEYNAFINYIEQEYPASIIRAKGYVWFADDDIHVQLFEQAGRNASVTEVSNWIAAFSAEEQKEVFEEYPETLDDWDEAYGDRMNQIVFIGREYDEAEIRRQLNRCIAG; encoded by the coding sequence ATGAGTGGTTTCGGAAAAAAGATAAAAAAGCCGGTGACGCTAATAACCGGCTATTTGGGCTCGGGAAAAACTACAGTTATGAATGAACTTTTAAGAAATGAAGTCAGTAAGAAAGTAGCATTGATCGTAAATGATATGGGAAGTATTAATCTGGATGCAGACTTGTTAAAAAAAGGCAGTATTTCCCGGATGGATACGACAATGATTGAGTTACAGAATGGTTGTATTTGCTGTACTTTACGGGATGAGTTCATGGAACAGATAGAGCAGCTTTCTAAAGAAGATGATATAGAGGCAATACTGGTGGAGGCTTCTGGTATCAGTGATCCGGCAGCCATTGCAGACGGATTTCTTGCCTATGAAGAGATGCATAAGAAATCATCCGTCTTTTTGAACACCATTGTTACTGTTGTTGACGCTGACAGGATTTATACGGAATTCTTAGCAGAAATAGAAGAGCTGCAGAATCAGATGGATGAAGAGTATGATCCGGATATTATAAACTTGGTCATAGATCAGATAGAGTTTTGTAATGTGATTATATTAAATAAATGTGATTTACTGAATAAGAAGCAATTAGAGAAAGTGAAGATGGTTATAAGGCAGCTGCAGCCGGAAGCGGAGATGATCGAAACAGTACATGGGAAAGTAGATGCAAAATTAATACTTAACAAAAAACGTTTTGATTATGCTAAGGTGAATAATTCTTCTGCCATCCAGAAAGCATTAGCCAGAGAGGCGAGAGCAGAAGAAGACGGACGAAAAGAATATGGTATTGAATCTTTTGTCTTTGAAGAACGTAGACCTTTTGAATATAATGCATTTATAAATTATATAGAGCAGGAGTATCCGGCAAGTATAATTCGTGCAAAAGGATATGTCTGGTTTGCTGATGATGATATCCATGTACAGCTTTTTGAACAGGCGGGAAGAAATGCATCTGTTACGGAAGTGTCAAACTGGATTGCAGCATTTAGCGCGGAAGAACAAAAAGAGGTATTTGAAGAGTATCCGGAAACCTTAGATGACTGGGATGAGGCCTATGGGGACAGAATGAATCAGATTGTATTTATAGGAAGAGAATATGATGAGGCTGAAATAAGAAGGCAGCTTAACCGTTGTATCGCAGGTTGA
- a CDS encoding GTP-binding protein produces the protein MKTNIVPITLLTGYLGAGKTTLLNHILKNQEGYKVAVIVNDIGEVNIDADLIEKGGSVTQKDDSLISLSNGCICCTLKVDLIRQIMSLIKMKRFDYILIEASGICEPLPIAQTITLLDGSLENSKLPEVCCLDNIVTVVDAKRLVDEFISGQSLLKENMDEEDIENLLIQQIEFCNLIVLNKIDDISEEEKNMVIRVIRTLQPEAEIIETNYAKVDIGKVINTHKFDFEEASMSAGWVLELTKEDEEPETEEYGIGTFVYKRTRPFIQEKFENFVNYKFHSNIIRCKGIVWFENLRKEAYIFEQSGRQKTAAMSGKWIASAPREQQKRYLRENPDIEWDERYGDRCIKLVFIGQKMDKEKITKELDECLGE, from the coding sequence ATGAAAACGAATATTGTGCCTATTACTTTATTGACAGGATATCTTGGAGCAGGAAAAACAACGTTACTCAATCATATATTGAAAAATCAGGAAGGATATAAAGTAGCAGTTATTGTCAATGATATTGGAGAGGTAAACATTGATGCAGATCTTATTGAAAAAGGCGGCAGTGTAACACAGAAGGATGACAGTTTGATCTCTTTATCCAATGGTTGCATTTGCTGTACCCTAAAAGTAGACCTAATCAGGCAGATAATGAGCCTCATAAAAATGAAACGATTTGATTATATATTGATTGAAGCGAGTGGAATATGTGAACCATTACCGATTGCCCAGACCATTACATTGTTGGACGGTTCTCTGGAAAACTCAAAGCTGCCTGAAGTTTGCTGTCTGGACAATATTGTAACTGTTGTAGATGCGAAGAGGTTGGTTGACGAATTTATCAGCGGGCAGAGTTTATTGAAGGAAAACATGGATGAAGAAGATATAGAAAATCTTCTTATACAACAGATAGAATTCTGCAATTTAATTGTTCTTAATAAAATTGATGATATATCAGAGGAAGAAAAGAATATGGTAATTAGGGTGATCCGCACACTGCAGCCGGAAGCGGAGATAATTGAAACCAATTATGCAAAAGTAGATATTGGGAAGGTGATTAATACACATAAATTTGATTTTGAAGAAGCCAGTATGTCAGCTGGTTGGGTACTGGAACTGACGAAGGAAGATGAGGAACCGGAAACAGAGGAGTATGGAATTGGTACATTTGTTTATAAAAGAACACGTCCATTTATCCAGGAAAAATTTGAAAATTTTGTAAATTATAAATTTCATTCCAATATAATCCGGTGTAAGGGGATCGTCTGGTTTGAGAATCTGAGAAAGGAAGCATATATATTTGAGCAGTCCGGCCGGCAAAAGACAGCCGCCATGTCCGGTAAATGGATCGCATCAGCACCGAGGGAACAACAAAAACGATATTTGCGAGAGAATCCTGATATAGAATGGGATGAGAGATACGGTGACAGATGCATTAAATTAGTTTTTATCGGACAAAAAATGGACAAGGAAAAAATAACAAAAGAGTTGGATGAATGCCTGGGTGAGTAA
- a CDS encoding TIGR03943 family putative permease subunit, producing MQAKAFNSQAFLEFLCFFIFGGLLLYLAKSGKYLSYVTPRMEPYIYFASIVMGIWALTGFCRLFRPQHRLRSSHCLVVGIPILLLLLPHSPLTTSSLTGNYSNKNAFSASAGQELYSKPDEASLEDSIDQTDTSSPAEDELSSADTAVSDTVDTAVADAQSAIPEEQASVVLPGLDTANKKIIVSNDDFSMWLTEIYINIEKYTGYTIDITGYVFKNPDYYNDDEFVPARLMMSCCVADLVPVGLTCKYDNVSELEEGSWVTVEGTLHVGQYEYDGEQYEEPQISVTQITPAEEVSDYVYPFY from the coding sequence ATGCAGGCAAAAGCGTTTAATTCTCAAGCTTTCTTAGAATTTCTATGCTTTTTCATATTTGGCGGTCTGCTGCTTTATCTGGCCAAAAGCGGAAAATATCTATCTTATGTTACTCCCAGAATGGAACCCTATATTTATTTTGCGTCCATCGTGATGGGTATATGGGCTCTGACAGGATTCTGCAGACTTTTTCGTCCCCAGCACAGATTACGTTCCTCTCATTGCCTTGTGGTGGGAATCCCTATTTTATTACTGCTGCTCCCTCATAGTCCTCTGACTACTTCCAGCCTTACCGGAAATTATAGTAATAAAAATGCATTTTCTGCTTCAGCCGGTCAGGAATTATATAGTAAACCTGATGAAGCTTCTCTTGAAGATAGCATCGACCAGACAGATACCTCTTCTCCGGCTGAAGATGAGCTTTCATCCGCTGACACGGCAGTGTCAGATACCGTTGATACTGCTGTCGCCGACGCACAATCCGCGATACCGGAGGAACAAGCTTCCGTTGTTCTTCCAGGGTTGGATACTGCGAACAAAAAAATTATTGTATCAAACGATGACTTTAGCATGTGGCTTACAGAAATATACATAAATATAGAGAAATATACAGGATATACTATTGATATAACAGGATATGTCTTTAAAAATCCGGATTATTATAATGATGATGAATTTGTACCTGCACGTCTGATGATGTCATGCTGTGTTGCAGATTTAGTACCTGTAGGACTTACTTGTAAATATGACAATGTTTCTGAATTAGAAGAAGGTTCCTGGGTAACCGTTGAGGGTACCCTTCATGTCGGTCAATATGAGTATGACGGGGAACAATATGAGGAACCACAAATTTCTGTAACACAAATTACTCCGGCAGAAGAAGTTTCGGATTACGTTTATCCTTTCTATTGA